One window of the Triticum dicoccoides isolate Atlit2015 ecotype Zavitan chromosome 3B, WEW_v2.0, whole genome shotgun sequence genome contains the following:
- the LOC119275225 gene encoding transcription factor NIGTH1-like, with amino-acid sequence MDSSPSDLTLDYTPSGNGAASAGGGYPKQASPVVDHHHHLSAEQATTQKLQEFLARLDDERLKIDAFKRELPLCMQLLNQAMEAYRQQLEACQMGSHGGAAARAPLVLEEFIPLKNIGIDAAEKAAGNAPSEKANWMVSAQLWNGPAAGDAAAKGPQTPKERSEHPLDTSPMLGGLDGGSGNGVGAFLPFTKEKACMAESAALPELGLAPAEKDREADRKPYHDDGGSNGTVVSRRDVGAPPTSTAPEGQSVPPAPQTNRKARRCWSPELHRRFVNALQILGGAQVATPKQIRELMKVDGLTNDEVKSHLQKYRLHTRRPMPAPTAPPAGAPQLVVLGGIWMPPDYAAQGAGPTAIYGAHPATQAHYTAAVSAQEYYQNAAAAAHHGHHMQHHQAASMVHHRAVAPTPPQTAYKVHPVSAAGSQGSSEGRRSSGGGRERSESIEEEGEEREDEEDEDEDGMAANGDAEQINY; translated from the exons ATGGATTCCTCGCCGTCTGACCTAACCCTAGACTACACGCCCAGCGGCAACGGCGCGGCGTCTGCCGGCGGCGGCTACCCGAAGCAGGCGTCGCCGGTCGTGGACCACCACCATCATCTCTCGGcggagcaggcgacgacgcagAAGCTGCAGGAGTTCCTGGCCCGCCTCGACGACGAGCGGCTCAAGATCGACGCCTTCAAGCGCGAGCTCCCGCTCTGCATGCAGCTCCTCAACCAAG CTATGGAGGCGTACAGGCAGCAGCTGGAGGCGTGCCAGATGGGGagccatggcggcgcggcggcgagggCGCCGCTGGTGCTCGAGGAGTTCATACCGCTGAAGAACATCGGGATCGACGCGGCGGAGAAGGCGGCCGGGAACgcgccgtcggagaaggcgaacTGGATGGTGTCGGCGCAGCTGTGGAACGGGCCGGCTGCGGGAGACGCGGCGGCCAAGGGCCCGCAGACTCCCAAGGAGCGCTCGGAGCACCCGCTGGACACGAGCCCCATGCTGGGCGGGCTCGACGGCGGCAGCGGCAACGGCGTCGGCGCCTTCCTCCCGTTCACCAAGGAGAAGGCCTGTATGGCGGAGAGTGCggcgctgccggagctcgggctcgCGCCCGCGGAGAAGGACCGGGAGGCTGACAGAAAGCCGTACCACGACGACGGCGGCAGCAACGGCACTGTAGTCTCGCGGAGAGACGTCGGTGCACCACCGACGTCTACGGCGCCGGAAGGGCAGTCGGTGCCGCCCGCTCCGCAGACGAACCGGAAGGCCCGGCGGTGCTGGTCGCCGGAGCTGCACCGCCGCTTCGTCAATGCCCTTCAAATCCTGGGCGGCGCTCAAG TGGCGACCCCGAAGCAGATCCGCGAGCTCATGAAGGTGGATGGATTGACCAATGATGAGGTGAAAAGCCATCTCCAG AAGTACAGGTTGCACACGCGACGGCCGATGCCGGCGCCGACGGCGCCGCCTGCGGGGGCGCCGCAGCTGGTGGTTCTTGGGGGCATATGGATGCCGCCGGACTACGCGGCGCAGGGGGCTGGACCGACCGCCATCTACGGGGCGCACCCGGCGACGCAGGCGCACTACACGGCGGCGGTGTCGGCGCAGGAGTACTACCAGAACGCAGCCGCGGCCGCCCACCACGGCCACCACATGCAGCACCACCAGGCGGCCTCCATGGTGCACCACCGCGCGGTGGCACCTACGCCACCGCAGACCGCCTACAAGGTGCACCCGGTGTCGGCAGCAGGGTCCCAGGGGTCGTCGGAGGGCCGGcgtagcagcggcggcggcagggagaGGTCGGAGAGCatcgaggaggagggcgaggagcgggaggacgaggaggacgaggacgaggacggcatggcggccaacggcgacgccgAGCAGATCAACTACTAA